The following coding sequences are from one Myxococcales bacterium window:
- a CDS encoding sigma-54 dependent transcriptional regulator translates to MGKKILVVDDESTARQRLCALLGEQGYVPVPAASGLEALTRLHDEDFDLCLTDLDLRGTNGFSVLEAARRRHPSVPVIVMTAQGRIRDAIAALRAGALDFVAKPVSAVALDTAVRRLLDSALPSNGWRPTQGAALIGEHPAVRLVLERVEQVADTDASVLIRGETGTGKEVVARLVHAASERRTGPFVAVNMAAIPDPLAESELLGHTRGAFTGAERSRPGKIVAAEAGTLFLDEIGDMSKALQSKLLRVLQEREVQPLGATEPVRVNVRIIAATHRNLEQMVRDDEFREDLFYRLDVIPIELPPLRDRPEDIPLLVEHFRIEMNARHGRSVPGFTADALDRLRSYDWPGNVRQLANVVERLIIVAGDRAVALDDLPPNLRTSVLDLANTPLDLPPSGVDLRLLLSQLEDRLIGQALKRTGGNKNRAAELLGLNRTTLVEKLRRRNVA, encoded by the coding sequence ATGGGCAAAAAGATCCTGGTCGTCGACGACGAATCCACAGCACGGCAGAGGCTGTGCGCACTGCTCGGCGAGCAGGGTTACGTGCCCGTTCCGGCGGCCAGCGGACTCGAGGCCCTTACCCGCCTGCACGACGAGGATTTCGACCTGTGTCTCACCGACCTCGACCTGCGCGGCACGAACGGGTTTTCGGTGCTCGAGGCGGCACGACGACGCCACCCCAGCGTGCCCGTCATCGTCATGACAGCCCAGGGCCGCATACGCGACGCCATTGCCGCGCTACGCGCCGGCGCACTCGACTTCGTGGCCAAGCCCGTCAGTGCCGTCGCCCTGGATACGGCTGTGCGCCGGCTTCTGGACAGCGCCCTGCCCTCCAACGGCTGGCGCCCCACCCAGGGCGCCGCCCTCATCGGGGAGCACCCGGCCGTACGCCTCGTGCTCGAGCGGGTGGAGCAAGTGGCCGACACAGACGCCAGCGTGCTCATTCGCGGTGAGACGGGCACGGGCAAAGAAGTGGTGGCCCGCCTCGTTCATGCGGCCAGCGAGCGCCGCACGGGGCCCTTCGTGGCGGTGAACATGGCGGCCATCCCGGACCCCCTGGCCGAGTCCGAGCTTCTGGGGCATACCCGGGGGGCCTTCACCGGGGCCGAGCGCAGCCGCCCCGGCAAGATCGTAGCCGCCGAGGCGGGAACGCTGTTTCTCGACGAGATCGGCGATATGTCGAAGGCGCTGCAGTCGAAACTCTTGCGGGTGCTGCAAGAGCGCGAGGTCCAGCCGCTCGGGGCCACGGAGCCTGTGCGGGTCAACGTGCGCATCATCGCCGCCACGCACCGGAACCTCGAACAGATGGTGAGGGACGACGAATTTCGCGAGGACCTGTTCTATCGGCTGGACGTCATCCCCATCGAGCTGCCCCCTCTGCGTGACCGGCCGGAGGACATTCCTCTTTTGGTCGAGCACTTCCGGATCGAGATGAACGCCCGCCACGGGCGCAGCGTTCCTGGATTCACGGCCGATGCGCTCGACCGCCTGCGAAGCTACGACTGGCCCGGGAACGTGCGGCAGCTGGCCAACGTGGTCGAACGCCTCATCATCGTGGCGGGGGATCGTGCGGTGGCCCTCGACGACTTACCCCCCAATCTGCGCACCAGCGTGCTCGACCTGGCCAACACGCCCCTCGATCTGCCCCCGTCGGGCGTGGACTTGCGGCTGTTGCTTTCCCAGCTCGAGGATCGCTTGATTGGCCAAGCGCTCAAGCGCACGGGAGGAAACAAAAACCGAGCCGCCGAGTTGCTGGGCCTCAACCGCACGACGTTGGTGGAAAAGCTCCGCCGTCGCAACGTGGCCTGA
- a CDS encoding type IV pilus twitching motility protein PilT, translating to MATLDRYLDAMVKHRADALVFRADSPVAMVLSGAAKPVSSKPATEDQIVALLAEVLGPAYTPGLTGTRSFPYPSPSGPVNITVEEGVAGIVVMIEPGRAAPHHATTAGGTGRPRAPSPAGMPSVSMNGHRAAAAPAAAAPAAAAPARELAPYDSAELSAVSAGPSRTPSHIDELFHQMLDMKASDIHLKADVVPMVRVDGGIAPMPGRGPLSSETIARLVESITPERNKKEYAETNDSDFAYELPGRARMRCNVFRDLAGAGAVFRQIPSKVLTAEQLGLPKAVVDLCQNTKGLVVVTGPTGSGKSTTLAGMIDWINKNRNDHIITIEDPVEFVHKDIKCLVNQREVGVHTKGFKSALRAALREDPDIVLVGEMRDLETVAIAIETAETGHLVFGTLHTNTAPSTVDRLIDQFPSDRQSQIRLMLAESLKGVVAQTLLKKKGGGRVAALEILVVTSAVANLIREGKTFQIPSLMQTGRSLGMQTLNDSMIELVRNNVVEAAEAYAKAPNKKEFGMMLARAGHQGPWSAGKAEE from the coding sequence ATGGCGACTTTGGATCGTTACCTGGACGCGATGGTGAAACACCGGGCCGACGCCCTGGTGTTTCGAGCGGATTCACCCGTGGCCATGGTGCTGAGTGGAGCGGCCAAGCCGGTGTCCTCGAAGCCCGCCACGGAAGACCAGATCGTGGCTTTGCTGGCCGAGGTCTTGGGCCCGGCGTACACGCCCGGTTTGACCGGGACACGATCCTTCCCCTACCCCTCTCCGAGCGGGCCTGTGAACATCACGGTGGAAGAGGGCGTGGCAGGCATCGTGGTGATGATCGAGCCGGGACGAGCCGCTCCGCACCACGCCACGACCGCGGGGGGCACGGGCCGGCCCCGCGCCCCCTCGCCGGCGGGCATGCCTTCTGTGTCGATGAACGGACATCGCGCCGCCGCCGCACCGGCCGCCGCTGCACCTGCCGCGGCCGCACCGGCCCGCGAGCTCGCCCCGTACGACAGCGCCGAGCTGAGCGCCGTCAGCGCAGGGCCCTCGCGGACGCCCTCCCACATCGACGAGCTCTTCCACCAGATGCTCGACATGAAGGCCTCGGACATTCACCTCAAGGCCGACGTGGTGCCCATGGTGCGTGTGGATGGCGGCATCGCGCCGATGCCAGGCCGCGGCCCGCTCTCGTCAGAAACGATCGCCCGACTGGTCGAATCGATCACGCCCGAGCGCAACAAGAAGGAGTACGCCGAAACGAACGATTCGGACTTCGCCTACGAGCTGCCGGGGCGTGCGCGCATGCGCTGCAACGTCTTTCGCGACCTTGCCGGGGCCGGCGCCGTGTTTCGCCAAATCCCCTCGAAGGTGCTCACGGCCGAACAACTCGGTTTGCCGAAAGCGGTTGTGGATCTATGCCAGAACACCAAGGGCCTGGTGGTGGTCACGGGCCCCACGGGCAGCGGCAAGTCCACGACGCTTGCGGGCATGATCGATTGGATCAACAAAAACCGCAACGATCACATCATCACCATCGAAGACCCGGTCGAGTTCGTTCACAAGGACATCAAGTGCCTGGTGAACCAGCGCGAGGTGGGCGTGCACACGAAGGGCTTCAAGAGCGCGCTTCGCGCAGCGCTGCGCGAAGATCCGGACATCGTGCTCGTGGGCGAGATGCGCGATCTCGAAACTGTGGCCATCGCGATCGAGACGGCGGAGACGGGACATCTGGTTTTCGGAACGCTCCACACCAACACGGCCCCCTCGACCGTGGACAGGTTGATCGACCAATTTCCAAGCGATCGACAAAGCCAGATCCGCCTGATGCTCGCGGAGTCACTCAAGGGCGTGGTGGCGCAGACGTTGCTCAAGAAGAAAGGGGGAGGCCGGGTGGCCGCGCTCGAGATCCTCGTGGTCACCTCCGCCGTGGCCAACCTCATCCGAGAAGGAAAGACCTTTCAAATTCCGTCGCTCATGCAGACGGGGCGCAGCCTCGGCATGCAAACGCTCAACGATTCCATGATCGAGCTGGTGCGCAACAACGTGGTCGAAGCCGCCGAGGCCTACGCCAAAGCGCCGAACAAAAAAGAGTTCGGAATGATGTTGGCGCGCGCCGGACATCAGGGCCCCTGGAGCGCAGGAAAGGCTGAAGAGTGA
- a CDS encoding GMC family oxidoreductase — MKVSTEGRVALHYPFAPALVEAARDALVTMARIQFAAGAREVVSLHHEPLRLRHVGEVERLRAAPFAALDHTVFSAHQMGGCAMGRSPAHAVTNEDGRVFGAQNVWVMDGSLFPTSLGVNPQLTIYALAKVLAERLHAAG; from the coding sequence GTGAAGGTGTCGACCGAAGGCCGCGTGGCTTTGCATTATCCCTTCGCCCCGGCCCTCGTCGAGGCCGCCCGAGACGCACTCGTCACCATGGCACGCATACAGTTCGCTGCCGGGGCACGGGAGGTCGTTTCTCTCCACCACGAGCCGCTCAGGCTGCGGCATGTCGGCGAGGTGGAGCGGTTGAGAGCGGCGCCCTTCGCCGCGTTGGACCACACGGTGTTTTCGGCACACCAGATGGGCGGATGCGCCATGGGCCGCAGCCCCGCGCACGCCGTGACCAACGAGGACGGCCGCGTTTTCGGCGCGCAGAACGTGTGGGTGATGGACGGCTCCCTGTTCCCGACCTCGCTGGGGGTCAACCCACAGCTCACGATTTATGCGCTCGCCAAAGTGTTGGCCGAACGCCTCCACGCGGCGGGCTGA
- a CDS encoding NADH-quinone oxidoreductase subunit J: MAPTSVEVAMLILGCVALVGASVAITRRTVLAACVSALIAAVSLSGCMMLLSASFLAVALVSLMAGALLALFVFGVVVLNRDDTEPIAPFGLPGRLLALASGASLLWWVARLGVARGAWTPGTTTEAQTRDFGTTLALGRALYGPLLVASEMLALLSLIVVVGTLALARVTARNPKGF, from the coding sequence ATGGCCCCAACGTCGGTCGAGGTGGCCATGCTCATCCTGGGGTGCGTGGCGCTCGTGGGAGCCAGCGTGGCGATCACCCGCAGGACGGTCCTTGCGGCCTGCGTGTCCGCGTTGATTGCGGCCGTGAGCCTTTCGGGATGCATGATGCTGCTGTCGGCGTCTTTCCTGGCCGTGGCCCTCGTGTCGTTGATGGCGGGGGCGCTGCTGGCCCTCTTCGTCTTTGGTGTGGTCGTACTCAACCGGGACGACACCGAGCCGATCGCGCCGTTTGGGCTGCCCGGTCGGCTCCTGGCGCTGGCAAGTGGAGCAAGCTTGCTATGGTGGGTGGCCCGTCTCGGCGTGGCACGAGGCGCGTGGACGCCAGGAACGACCACAGAGGCCCAGACCCGAGATTTCGGCACCACCCTCGCGCTCGGGCGGGCTCTTTACGGACCGTTGCTCGTGGCGTCCGAGATGCTGGCGCTTCTTTCGTTGATCGTCGTGGTGGGCACGCTGGCGCTTGCGCGCGTGACCGCTCGTAACCCGAAGGGCTTTTGA
- a CDS encoding NADH-quinone oxidoreductase subunit K, giving the protein MSSSAVALACVFALALYLVGLVALLLRRNGLFIVLGVLLQGMAGALLFTALAALFGDAAGQGMAFVVLSVAVCHAAVGLAAFAGLHRQQRTPNVDDARLLRG; this is encoded by the coding sequence ATGTCGTCGAGCGCCGTCGCGTTGGCCTGTGTGTTCGCCTTGGCCCTCTACCTGGTGGGCTTGGTGGCGCTGCTCTTGAGGCGTAACGGCCTTTTCATCGTGCTGGGCGTTCTGCTGCAAGGCATGGCTGGCGCTCTGTTGTTCACGGCGCTCGCCGCGCTCTTTGGCGATGCAGCGGGGCAGGGCATGGCGTTTGTCGTTTTGTCTGTGGCGGTTTGTCATGCCGCCGTCGGCTTGGCCGCTTTTGCGGGGCTTCACCGGCAGCAACGCACGCCGAATGTGGACGACGCGCGGTTGCTGCGCGGGTGA
- a CDS encoding PKD domain-containing protein: MESYSLRTLLLFALVACGFGFGAAGPRVPGRHTALASSSARLALLVHAVVGGLLVNAIGLGHVDGALGPERLGVWVSAGELFVDLSFQLESPWALGAYLVWMLTSAAAWRWRHDRTGALGWVLAAQLAALAGVFAEGFVVAAAAALSTAWAVEGVAATRGAASSPARALANRGCDLLLLLVAVLVVAFDATEGWASLAARLQDESSGLLTPVLGLAVADWALGLLLLAAFVRGTRPAGAMPRGLALLAASGVELLATALLPLRAAFLWRGHEGGVRGVAALAVGVGLLVGWRVTVSLRWRRVTRAAWAFGVALGRAVRALEVWVLRGLVFQTLGALAELASRVLRFWLSGNVQRYVAFGVLGLAAAVYAASRPAAAPVLQIHTEGLRVRADAGRSAASAARLTFDYDFDGDDRIDRAGAGPRASHAYSSPGPYAVTVIVRDPFWGTATRLERDVWVGP, encoded by the coding sequence ATGGAGAGCTACAGCCTTCGCACGCTGCTCCTTTTTGCCCTCGTGGCCTGCGGCTTCGGCTTTGGTGCGGCGGGGCCCCGTGTGCCCGGGCGTCACACGGCCCTGGCCTCCTCTTCCGCTCGGCTCGCGCTGCTCGTGCACGCGGTGGTGGGCGGTTTGCTGGTGAACGCCATCGGCCTTGGCCACGTGGACGGGGCCCTCGGGCCCGAGCGCCTTGGGGTGTGGGTGAGCGCGGGGGAGCTGTTCGTCGACCTCAGCTTCCAGCTCGAGAGCCCTTGGGCATTGGGGGCCTACCTCGTCTGGATGCTGACGTCCGCGGCGGCATGGCGCTGGCGTCATGACCGTACGGGGGCGCTCGGATGGGTGTTGGCGGCGCAGCTGGCTGCACTGGCGGGGGTCTTCGCGGAAGGCTTCGTCGTGGCGGCCGCGGCGGCGCTCAGCACGGCCTGGGCGGTGGAGGGCGTTGCAGCCACGCGAGGCGCGGCGTCGTCGCCCGCGCGCGCCCTGGCGAACCGGGGGTGTGATCTTCTTTTGCTGCTCGTGGCCGTCCTGGTCGTTGCGTTCGATGCGACCGAGGGATGGGCAAGCCTTGCGGCGCGCCTACAGGACGAAAGCAGTGGTTTGCTCACACCTGTTTTGGGGCTCGCGGTAGCGGATTGGGCCTTGGGGCTCCTTTTGCTGGCCGCGTTCGTGCGGGGGACGCGTCCGGCGGGCGCCATGCCCCGGGGGCTGGCGCTTTTGGCCGCCTCAGGGGTCGAGCTTTTGGCCACGGCGCTCTTGCCCTTGCGCGCGGCGTTCCTGTGGCGAGGTCACGAGGGGGGCGTCCGGGGCGTCGCCGCCTTGGCCGTGGGGGTGGGCTTGCTCGTGGGGTGGCGCGTGACGGTGTCCCTGCGCTGGCGCCGGGTGACCCGAGCGGCTTGGGCCTTCGGGGTGGCGCTCGGCCGAGCGGTCCGCGCCCTCGAGGTCTGGGTGCTGCGAGGGCTGGTGTTTCAGACCCTGGGTGCGCTGGCAGAGCTTGCGTCGAGGGTGCTCCGCTTTTGGCTATCGGGAAACGTGCAGAGATACGTGGCGTTCGGGGTCCTGGGTCTGGCAGCGGCGGTGTACGCCGCCAGCCGCCCCGCGGCTGCGCCGGTGCTCCAGATTCACACCGAGGGGCTGAGGGTCCGCGCGGACGCGGGCCGCAGCGCCGCCTCGGCCGCGCGGCTGACCTTCGACTATGACTTCGACGGTGACGATCGGATCGATCGGGCAGGGGCGGGCCCCCGCGCCAGCCATGCCTATTCCTCGCCAGGCCCTTACGCGGTCACCGTGATCGTCCGCGATCCCTTCTGGGGCACTGCCACCCGCCTCGAGCGGGACGTGTGGGTCGGGCCATGA
- a CDS encoding tRNA-dihydrouridine synthase produces MGAEKAVGRMWPSYDNRPFVVQIFGRDPVSLARAAEMAAEAGASIVDINMGCPAKKVTSGLCGSALMREPELAASLVKAVRRALPAHLPVTVKHRLGWDDDSVNAPEFALRMVDAGAALITVHGRTRSQGFSGQARLEPIAEVRHRLPREIPLLGNGDVQTVEDYVRMKHVTRCDGVMIGRGARGNPWLFRSLQALERGMPDPGTPTLDERRTVWRRHAGLVREHSSPRMVLHELRKTLAWYSRGLHNGSHLRQEAFRMTSPEALTELGESFFERLLPLGDDVVAPSEDPVAKSLARHGRRQSAVGAQAPADALPVS; encoded by the coding sequence GTGGGAGCAGAGAAGGCCGTGGGCCGGATGTGGCCGAGCTACGACAACCGCCCCTTCGTGGTGCAGATCTTCGGGCGTGATCCCGTGAGCCTGGCCCGGGCCGCCGAGATGGCGGCCGAGGCGGGCGCGTCCATCGTGGACATCAACATGGGCTGCCCGGCCAAAAAAGTGACTTCAGGCCTCTGTGGATCGGCCTTGATGCGCGAGCCCGAGCTGGCGGCCTCGTTGGTCAAGGCCGTTCGCCGCGCCTTGCCCGCGCATCTGCCCGTGACGGTGAAACATCGGCTGGGATGGGACGACGACAGCGTGAACGCGCCCGAGTTTGCGCTGCGGATGGTGGACGCCGGGGCGGCGCTCATCACGGTGCACGGCCGCACGCGCTCGCAGGGCTTTTCGGGCCAGGCCCGCCTCGAGCCCATCGCCGAGGTGCGGCACCGGCTGCCGCGGGAGATCCCCCTTTTGGGCAACGGCGACGTTCAGACGGTCGAGGACTACGTGCGCATGAAGCACGTCACCCGTTGTGATGGGGTGATGATCGGACGCGGCGCCCGAGGTAACCCGTGGCTCTTTCGGTCGCTTCAGGCGCTCGAGCGGGGCATGCCAGACCCCGGCACCCCCACGCTCGACGAGCGCCGCACCGTATGGCGTCGCCACGCCGGCTTGGTGCGGGAACACAGCAGCCCCCGGATGGTGCTTCACGAGCTGCGCAAGACCCTGGCCTGGTACTCGCGCGGCCTGCACAACGGATCGCACCTGCGCCAGGAGGCCTTCCGCATGACCTCGCCCGAGGCTCTCACGGAGCTGGGCGAAAGCTTCTTCGAGCGGCTCTTGCCCCTGGGAGACGACGTGGTGGCGCCTTCGGAGGATCCGGTGGCGAAGTCGCTGGCTCGCCATGGGCGGCGGCAAAGCGCGGTGGGGGCCCAGGCGCCCGCGGACGCGCTTCCCGTCTCCTGA
- a CDS encoding energy transducer TonB: MSTPAERYRQRAAAARGLARAPGEAPFASFFERQEDRTRRARTKRRVLVISVAAHVLLLGGLALSSAWNVDELFGRRVAVSVVPAEAAHPPAGQVKAPARLNLARALGARVVVTPQGAHREARPGVEPLDPDTRARLDALVQSSLLPALTYPELARPLRLQGAVTVLVDVDAQGTVTGLGVKEPCIHPLLCDAAKAQVAAVTDWPPGAGPRSFAIPLEFKDR; the protein is encoded by the coding sequence ATGTCGACGCCCGCCGAACGCTACCGTCAACGTGCGGCCGCCGCGCGGGGCCTGGCCCGGGCCCCCGGCGAGGCCCCCTTTGCCTCGTTCTTCGAGCGGCAGGAGGATCGCACCCGGCGCGCCCGCACCAAACGGCGCGTGCTGGTGATCTCGGTGGCTGCCCACGTCCTGCTTTTGGGCGGGCTGGCGCTCAGCTCGGCGTGGAACGTCGACGAACTGTTTGGCCGGCGCGTGGCCGTCTCCGTCGTGCCCGCGGAAGCCGCACACCCGCCCGCCGGTCAGGTCAAGGCCCCCGCGCGCTTGAACCTGGCCCGTGCCCTCGGGGCCCGCGTGGTGGTCACACCCCAGGGAGCCCACCGCGAGGCCCGCCCCGGGGTGGAGCCTCTCGACCCCGACACGCGCGCGCGCCTCGACGCGCTCGTCCAGTCCTCGCTCTTGCCCGCGCTCACCTACCCCGAGCTTGCCAGGCCCTTGCGCTTGCAGGGCGCCGTGACCGTCCTGGTCGATGTCGACGCCCAGGGCACCGTGACTGGCCTCGGGGTCAAGGAACCATGTATCCACCCGCTGCTCTGCGACGCCGCGAAGGCGCAGGTGGCCGCGGTCACCGACTGGCCGCCCGGTGCGGGCCCTCGGTCCTTCGCGATCCCGCTCGAGTTCAAGGATCGCTAA
- a CDS encoding DUF3488 and transglutaminase-like domain-containing protein: MRFRAAHKLTSYLMVASAVGTLTVSGSLALGSLLAFTAAAVLSWFAESDAPGMRWLQRVDTPLKVLVLGFFSITVFGLVRAFPEPDLTSLLDLVLVLLAYKLLQRRTNRDYLQIYILAFLLVLASSWLAQSALFAVGFAVYVVALIWALILFHLRREIEDNYLVKHEAASAAQRVTAARVLDSRRVVGRAFFWATGVAALGVLAGATVVFALAPRIGIGFLSGGLRRQGSIVGFSDQVELGHHGVLSTDNQTVVLRVGMPRIAALASDEQRDTQIGGMYWRGTVYDTYQNGQWLRSQRSSTRTRVTHTMGRDGSRWTWITGPETPDDALSHRERLAGAERQDIQLMGLSHPVAFALDRAVAYELTEPPVGSFLTTLVEPRFSGEASLRSARAFPSGRTVPLPDFAGARYVAYSIDSLRRVRPGQAKTIDELPEGLLVPYLQVPEALRARVGPLVRGITARATTPAGRAQAIVDWLHANKQYSLELKRDTAYADPLEDFLIAQSAGHCEYFASAAAIMMRLAGLPTRYVNGFLGGEWNALTQHLTVRDNRAHSWIEVYFSGFGWTRMDATPVLSRPTRMGRVKQLLDSIESWWGQWVIEYDASRQMELARGLAKSLGLKKRQGPGLSLPRPSLRTVGGLSAAAALSYLLYRRLRRRRPRKEEAAAPPPRTAGHRLYERALRALAPLGLKREPAETPREFFERAASVCAAVRAPLGEITRAYEQARFAERPPTAAQLETLPAAVATLERVCREATARRQAA; this comes from the coding sequence GTGAGGTTCCGGGCGGCGCACAAGCTCACGTCTTACCTGATGGTGGCGTCCGCCGTGGGCACGTTGACCGTTTCGGGAAGTCTCGCGCTGGGGTCTCTTTTGGCCTTCACGGCGGCGGCCGTGCTGTCGTGGTTTGCCGAGAGCGACGCGCCCGGTATGCGGTGGCTGCAGCGTGTGGACACGCCCCTCAAGGTGCTGGTGCTCGGGTTCTTCTCGATCACGGTGTTTGGTCTCGTGCGCGCGTTCCCGGAGCCCGACCTCACGTCGCTTTTGGACTTGGTGCTGGTGCTGCTGGCGTACAAGCTGCTCCAGCGCCGCACGAACCGAGACTATCTGCAGATCTACATCCTCGCGTTTCTCCTCGTGCTGGCGTCCTCTTGGCTTGCACAAAGCGCGCTCTTTGCCGTGGGCTTTGCCGTGTACGTGGTGGCCCTCATCTGGGCGCTGATCCTGTTTCATCTGCGCCGCGAGATCGAGGACAACTACCTGGTCAAACACGAGGCCGCTTCGGCGGCTCAACGTGTGACCGCAGCGCGGGTGCTGGATTCGCGGCGGGTCGTCGGGCGCGCGTTTTTCTGGGCCACGGGGGTGGCGGCGCTCGGCGTGCTGGCGGGCGCGACCGTGGTGTTTGCGCTCGCGCCGCGCATCGGCATTGGCTTTCTCAGCGGGGGGCTGCGCCGCCAGGGCAGCATCGTGGGCTTTTCGGACCAGGTGGAGCTGGGGCACCACGGGGTGTTGTCCACGGACAACCAAACGGTGGTCTTGCGCGTGGGCATGCCTCGCATCGCCGCGCTGGCTTCGGACGAGCAGCGTGACACCCAGATCGGGGGCATGTACTGGCGGGGCACGGTGTACGACACCTACCAAAACGGCCAGTGGCTGCGCTCGCAAAGATCTTCCACACGCACCCGGGTGACCCACACGATGGGCCGGGACGGCAGCCGCTGGACGTGGATCACGGGACCGGAGACCCCCGACGACGCCCTCTCGCATCGCGAGAGGCTTGCCGGCGCGGAACGGCAGGACATCCAGCTGATGGGGCTGTCCCACCCCGTGGCGTTCGCCCTCGACCGCGCGGTGGCCTACGAGCTGACCGAGCCGCCCGTGGGCTCGTTTTTGACCACGCTCGTGGAGCCGCGCTTTTCCGGGGAAGCTTCGCTGCGCAGCGCCCGGGCCTTTCCTTCGGGGCGAACGGTGCCCCTGCCCGACTTCGCGGGCGCGCGCTACGTGGCCTACTCCATCGACAGCCTCCGGCGGGTGCGCCCGGGGCAAGCCAAAACGATCGATGAGCTGCCCGAGGGGCTTCTCGTGCCCTATCTGCAAGTGCCGGAAGCGCTGCGCGCGCGCGTGGGGCCGCTGGTCCGGGGCATCACCGCCCGTGCAACGACACCCGCGGGCCGCGCGCAGGCCATCGTCGACTGGCTTCATGCAAACAAGCAGTACTCGCTCGAGCTCAAGCGAGATACGGCCTATGCGGACCCGCTCGAGGATTTCCTCATCGCGCAAAGCGCGGGGCACTGCGAATACTTCGCTTCGGCTGCGGCCATCATGATGCGCCTCGCGGGTCTGCCCACCCGCTACGTCAACGGCTTCCTGGGCGGCGAGTGGAACGCGCTCACCCAGCACCTCACGGTGAGAGACAATCGGGCGCACTCTTGGATCGAGGTTTATTTTTCCGGCTTCGGCTGGACGCGCATGGACGCCACGCCCGTGCTGTCGCGCCCCACCCGCATGGGCCGGGTGAAGCAGCTCCTGGACTCGATCGAGTCGTGGTGGGGCCAGTGGGTCATCGAATACGATGCCAGCCGGCAGATGGAGCTGGCCCGGGGGCTGGCGAAGTCGTTGGGTCTGAAGAAGCGTCAGGGCCCGGGTTTGTCTTTGCCCCGGCCGAGCCTGAGAACCGTTGGGGGATTGAGCGCGGCCGCTGCCCTGTCCTACCTGCTCTACCGACGGCTGCGGCGACGCCGCCCGCGCAAGGAAGAGGCCGCTGCGCCCCCACCGCGCACCGCAGGGCACCGCCTCTACGAACGCGCGCTGCGGGCGCTGGCGCCGCTGGGACTCAAGCGGGAGCCCGCCGAGACGCCCCGCGAATTTTTCGAGCGGGCGGCCAGCGTGTGTGCCGCCGTGCGGGCGCCGCTCGGAGAGATCACCCGGGCTTACGAGCAGGCCCGCTTCGCCGAGCGCCCCCCCACGGCCGCGCAGCTCGAGACGCTCCCGGCGGCCGTCGCCACCCTAGAGCGTGTGTGCCGCGAGGCCACGGCCAGGCGCCAAGCCGCCTAG
- a CDS encoding DUF58 domain-containing protein codes for MSRVPSPPPQRERIATARPSSFHGVVDAATKPPTGALRRRRSVLKRLPTTREGVWFLGATLVVGAAAVNAGLNLLFLVFGMMLFLILASGVMSELCLRRLKVSRRLPTGIHAGAPFLMGISVRNEKAHAPTFSLEVEDLMDERPVERRCYFLKIPAGREQETAYRNLLGRRGRHKLVGFRLSTRFPFGLIRKSKEINAPAEVIVYPALVPVPPLVALAGATQAQDRQSARPARSGEFHGLREFRVGDDPRQIHWRSSARRGRLLLREHEDEVGGAVLVRLEASLTKLKDEAEAFEAAVSMAASVALSFLRQGYTVGLQAGRVSVPARAASTQAQGLLTALALVTLEDVRALSPERPKAAMLTTVRMAPGSPIVEVQRLRGAAA; via the coding sequence ATGTCGCGGGTCCCTTCGCCGCCCCCCCAGCGCGAACGCATCGCCACGGCACGACCTTCGTCGTTTCACGGCGTCGTTGACGCCGCCACGAAGCCTCCCACCGGGGCGCTCCGGCGCAGGCGGAGCGTGCTCAAGCGGCTTCCCACCACACGCGAGGGCGTTTGGTTTTTGGGGGCCACCTTGGTGGTGGGTGCGGCCGCAGTAAACGCTGGTTTGAATCTTCTGTTTCTCGTCTTCGGGATGATGCTGTTTCTCATCCTGGCAAGCGGGGTGATGTCGGAGCTGTGCCTGCGCCGGCTCAAGGTGTCGCGACGGCTGCCCACGGGCATACATGCGGGCGCCCCGTTCCTGATGGGCATCAGCGTGCGCAACGAAAAGGCGCACGCACCCACGTTCTCGCTCGAGGTGGAGGACCTCATGGACGAGCGCCCCGTGGAACGGCGCTGCTACTTTTTGAAGATTCCGGCGGGGCGGGAGCAAGAGACGGCTTACCGGAACCTGCTTGGGCGGCGGGGCCGTCACAAGCTCGTGGGGTTCCGTCTGTCGACGCGCTTTCCGTTCGGGCTCATCCGCAAGTCGAAGGAGATCAACGCGCCCGCCGAGGTGATCGTGTACCCGGCGCTGGTGCCGGTGCCGCCGCTGGTGGCCCTTGCGGGGGCCACGCAGGCCCAGGACCGGCAAAGTGCGCGGCCGGCGCGCTCGGGCGAGTTTCATGGGCTGCGCGAGTTTCGTGTGGGGGACGACCCGCGCCAGATCCACTGGCGGAGCAGCGCACGCCGGGGACGCCTGCTGCTTCGTGAGCACGAGGACGAGGTGGGGGGGGCCGTGTTGGTGCGTTTGGAGGCCTCGCTCACGAAACTGAAGGACGAGGCCGAGGCGTTCGAGGCGGCGGTGTCGATGGCGGCTTCGGTGGCGCTTTCGTTTTTGCGCCAGGGGTATACGGTGGGGCTACAGGCGGGGCGGGTCAGCGTTCCCGCGCGCGCCGCCAGCACGCAGGCGCAGGGTTTGCTCACCGCTTTGGCGCTCGTGACCCTGGAGGACGTGCGCGCGCTCAGCCCCGAGCGGCCGAAGGCCGCGATGCTGACCACGGTGCGCATGGCGCCCGGATCTCCCATTGTCGAGGTGCAGAGACTGCGGGGGGCGGCGGCGTGA